The region CAGCAGCAGCGCCGGATGGATCTGATTCCGAATCTTGTGGCCTCGGTGAAGGGGTACGTGAGCGAGGAGACGACGGTCCTGACGAACATTGCGAACGCTCGTGCGGGTGTTCTGGGCGCTACGGATCGTGCAAGCAGCATCCAGGCGAACCAGAAGCTGGATGTGGCGATCAGCCCGCTGCTTCGGCTGCAGGAGGCTTATCCGAATCTGAAGTCGAGCGAGCAGTTCCGGACGTTGACGGATGAACTGGCGGGGACGGAGAACAGAATCTCGATCGAGCGGCGGCGGTACGACCAGACGCTGCGCGACTACAACGTCTATGTGCAGCAGTTTCCGAACAGCTTCTTTGCGGGATTCGCCGGGTTCCACTACCGGAACGAGTACTTCAAGGGCGATGCTTCAAATGCCGTGGCTCCCAAGGTGGACTTCGGGAAGTAAGGGCTGTTGCTGAAGATGAGCCGCCGCTGACTGCGGCGGCTTTTCTTTTTGGGTGGGTGGGGTAGGATTCGAGAAGGCGGATGGCTTTGTGAACAGGCAGGCAAATCAACGGACGAGTGTTTCTGCGCTGATGGGCGTGGCGATCGCGGATGCGAGCGGGCGGCTGATGGGCCATGTCACGGAGTTTGCGGTGGCGCCTACGGTGGACGCGTGCCGGGTGGAATCGCTGGTGGTGCGGCGGAGCGGGGAGAGCAGGAAGGTTGCGCCGGCGATGGTGCGGGTGAGCTCGCTGTGCTGGAACGATGCGGGGAAGTTGCAGGTCGCGGATGGGGCTCCGACGGCGGTGGTGCTGGACGATACGGATAAATACCTGCTGCTGGAGCGTGATCTGCTGGATCAGCAGATTATCGATGTGCATGGGCACAAGGTCGTTCGGGTGAACGATGTGGATATGGTCTGGGAGGCGGGCGATGGGGATTGCGCGCTTTCGCTGCGGATTGCTGAGGTTGAGGTTGGGATTAGGGGGGCGGTGCGGAGGCTGCTGAAGGGGCTGCCGCAGGATGCGGTGGAGGCGCTGGCGAGCAGGGCGGGGGCTCGGGTGATTCCCTGGGATTTTGTGGATCTGATCGATCGGGATCCGGCTCGGCGGGTAAGGCTGAAGATCGAGCAGGATCGGCTCTCGAAGATGCATCCTTCCGACCTGGCGGACATTCTGGAAGAGCTTGCGCCGGCAGAAGGGCAGGCTTTGTTCTCAAGCCTGGACGAGGAGGTTGCTGCTGAGGCGCTGGAAGAGGTCGAGCTGAAGACGCAGAAGTCGCTGATCGAGTCTCTGGACTCGGAGACGGCGGCGGGGATTATCGAAGAGATGGACCCGGGGGCGGCGGCGGATCTGCTGGCGGAGTTGTCCGAAGAACGGTCTGACGCGATTTTGGAGGAGATGGGCGAGAAGGAGCGGCACGATGTCGAAGAGCTGCTGGAGCATGCGCCGGACTCTGCCGCCGGGTTGATGACGACTGACTTTGTGGCGGTGGGGGTGGATGGGAGTTTGGATGATGCCGTGAAGGCGCTGGAGGAGTTCGACGGCGACCTGGAGACGGTGACGGAGATCTTTCTGGTAGACGAAGAGCGGCTGGTGGGGCAGGTGCCGATGGCTCGGCTGATGGTGACGAAGAGCGGCGGGTTGAAGGAGATTGCCGAGGAACATGTGGTGAGCACGGGTGAGGCGGAGAACGGGCGTAAGGTGGCGGAGCTGTTCGACAAGTACAACCTGCGGAGTCTGCCGGTGCTGGATGAGGATAAGAAGCTGGTGGGTGTGATCCGGGCGGAGCATGTGATTGGGTGGTTGAGGATGAAGCACTGACGATGAGTTGAGGGTTAGGTTCAGGGTGGCGGGTTGGTGGGGTGAGGGGCAGGGTTTTGGGTTAGCCTTGTGGTGGGGACTCAGGATGATGCGTATGGAGCAAAAAGACGGTGGGCTGCTCTGTGCGGTTTGTGCCGGTTGCATCTTTGGGAGGGCTGACTGATGGCCTTCTGGAAGAGCTGGCGGGTTCGGATCATTCTTTTCCTGGCGGTGCTGGGGCCGGGATTCATTACGGCAAACGTGGACAACGATGCGGGTGGGATCTTTACCTACTCGCAGGCTGGGGCGGCGTATGGGTACACGCTGCTTTGGACGATGATCCCGATCACGCTGGCGCTGATCGTGGTGCAGGAGATGTGCGCGCGGATGGGCGTGGTCACGGGCAAGGGGCTAAGCGACCTGATCCGTGAGGAGTTTGGGCTGCGGATGACCTTTGTCGTCCTGATGCTGCTGGTGGTGGTGAACTTCACCAATGTGATCACTGAGTTCTCCGGCATTGCCGGGAGTATGAGTTTGTTTCACCTGAGCAAGTACGTGAGCGTGCCGGTGTGCGCGGTGCTGGTGTGGGCGCTGGTGGTGAAGGGCGACTACAAGAAGGTCGAGAAGATCTTCCTGATTGCGAGTGTGTTCTATATCGCTTACATCATTGCGGGCGTGCTGAGCGAGCCGAACTGGCATGCGGCGCTGGTGGAGACGGTGAAGCTGCCGCCACGCAATGTGTGGGGCGATAAAAGCTATGTGTATACGACGGTGGCGGTGATCGGGACGACGATTACGCCGTGGATGCAGTTTTATCTGCAGTCGTCGATTGTGGAGAAGGGCGTCAGCGTGAAGCAATACAAGGCTTCACGGCTGGATGTGATTGTGGGGTCGATCTTTACGGATGTGGTGGCGTGGTTCATCGTGGTGGCTTGCGCGGCTACGCTGTTTACGCATGGGATCAAGGACATTCCGGATGCTTCCGTAGCAGCTCAGGCGATGAAGCCTCTGGCTGGGGACTATGCGTTTATTTTGTTTGCTGCCGGGCTGTTCAATGCTTCGCTGTTCGCGGCTTCGATCCTGCCGCTTTCGACCGCGTATACGGTATGTGAGGGGATGGGGTTCGAGAGCGGGCTGGATAAGACGTTCAAGGAAGCGCCGTTCTTTTACTGGTTCTATACGCTGCTGATCGCGCTGGGTGCGGCGGTGGTGCTGATTCCGAACTTCCCGATGCTGAAGGTGGCGATTCTCTCCCAGGTGCTAAATGGATTGCTGCTGCCGGTGGTGCTGATCTTCATGCTGCGGTTGATCAACAAGCATGAGCTGATGGGGAAGTATACGAATACGGTTTGGCTGAATGTGGTGGCCTGGGCGACCGCGATTATCGTGATTGGGCTTTCTGCGGTGATGGTGTTCAATAGTTTGAAGACGGTGATTAGTGGGTAGCTAAAGCGAATCACAGAGGGCACGGAGGAAGAGAGAGGGCACAGAGATTTTCTGTGTTCTCTTTGTTTGCTCTGTGTTCTCTGCGGTTTGCTTTCTGTTAGAGGAGCTTTCCTTCGGAAAGGTCTTTGATGAGACCGAGGTCGGCGGCGAGGAAGTCGTAAGTGGGGAGGGCGGCGAGGGGGGACCAGCGGACGTCGTTGAAGATGCGGTTTTCCAGCGCGCCGGTGAAGGCGTCTACGAGGAAGAACTGGAGGTCGATGGCTCCGCCGTTGCGGTACTTGTGGCGGACACGGGCGACCTGGCGGCCGATAGTGGCGGTGATGCCTAGTTCTTCTTCGAGCTCGCGTGCGAGGGCCTGCTCGCTGGTTTCACCGTTTTCAATCTTGCCGCCGGGGAACTCCCACTTGAGGCTCATGGGCTGGTCTGGCTTGCGCTGGCAGATGAGGACCTCGCGGGCGTTGGCGGGGAGGCCCAAAGTCGGGAGGTCACGCAGGATGAGGGCCGCGACGACGAGGCGCGTGGGCCGCGGGGGATTGAAAGCACCGTTTGCATCGAGCTTGCGAATGGGTTCTTTCATCTGCTCAGTTTAGACGCGCACGGCGGGTTATTGGATTAGATAGGGCGGACCGATGCCGGGAAGTAAACAGGCCAGCCCTCTGCGGCGCTGCGATCGATGAGGGCGGGGGTGGGGTTGACGGGGTAGGCCTGGCGGGCGATGGCGAGCATGGCGGCGTCGTGGACGGAGTTGCCGAAGACGGCGTCGGGTGTGAGGATGCCAGCGCGGCGGAGGGAGTCGACCTTGCCCTGATCGGTTGGGACGTCGAGGACCTTGTCGGTGACGATGCCGTTTTCGATGGCGACGCGGGCGGAGAGGACGCGGTTGGCGGGGATGTTGAAGCGGCGGACACCTTCCTCGATGACCCAGTCGTTGGTGGAGGAGACGGCCCAGATGTCAGTTCCGGTGGCCTGGAGGTTGGCGATGACGCGGGCCAGCTCTGGGAAGATGTTGGGTTCGATGCGGGTGCTGAAGAACTCAGCTGCTGCTGCGCGCATGGTGGCTTCGGGGATGCCGCGGTAGACTTGGACCATTTCGCCGCAGATGGCGAGCTCTGAGACCTGGCCGGCTTTGTAACCCTGGTAACGGTCGTTAAGCCAGTTGACGGCTTCGGTTGAAAGGAGACCGGTTTCGATGGTCCAGACCATGAAGGAGGAGCCTGCGTCCCCGGACCAGAGGGTGCCGTCGCAATCGAAGACGGCGGTGCGAGGGGCGATGTGGGTGATGGAGGACTCGAAGGCTTCTGTGGAGAGGTGGGTGGCGGTCATCTTTTTCAGTTTAGCGGATGAAGGAAGCCCCAGAGACAAAGCAAGGCGTAACGAGGATAAGAACGATAAGGGCGGGATAGGAGCGATAGGGCGAGATGAGAGGTGCTGGGCGACCCGCGGGATGAGGGCGGGCATCAGAGGTGTTCGGAGGGTCACATGAGCGCTACGAGTGAGACACATGATCTGAGTGGGCAGGATGCGGTGAAGAAGATCGGCGAACTGATCAAGGATGTGCGGATCTGCATGATGGTTACGGCGGGGAGCGATGGGTCGTTCGACAGCCGGCCGATGGCGACGCAGGCGACGGAGTTCGATGGGACGGTTTACTTCTTGACGCGAGGGGATTCAGGGAAGGTTGGGGAGATTCAGCAGGATCAGCATGTGGGGCTGATCTACTCGGACCCTTCCAATCACAATTATGTGACGGCGAAGGGTAAGGCTTCGGTCAGCCATGACAAAGCCAAGATTCATGAGCTTTGGAATCCGATGTTCAAGGCCTGGTTTCCGGAGGGGGAGGATGATCCCGAAGTTACGGTGATCAAGGTGACGGTGAGCGAGGCGCAGTATTGGGAGGCTTCTAGTTCGAAGCTGGTGTTTGGGATTAAGTATCTGGCGGCTGCGGTTACCGGGGGGAAGGTGGATGTGGGGGAGACGGGGAAGTTGGTGCCTTAGCTGCGACGGCCCGGGGCTAAAGCCCCTTGTTCGCGGCGACGGTTGACGGGGGGCTAAAGCCCCCCTCTAATCCGAACAGCAACAGCAACAGCCAATACGGGGTTTCTTACCCTTACAGGGTCAGGGTGACGGATGTAGCGGATTAGATGGGGGGGGCACCGGTGATGATGGTGACTCCCGGGGGTGGGGTGAACTGGAAGTCGGCGTTGGTGGCGGGGATGTTTTCCTTCATTTCGGTGAAGGTGAACTCGGTCTTGGCTCCGTCGATCTCTTCTACCTGCATGGCGGTGATCAGGCCTTCGGGGGTGACTTGCAGCCCGAGTTGATGGATGCGCTGCTGCATGCCTTTGGGGATGCCGGTGATTCGGAACTCAGTGCCTACGGGTGTGACTTTGATCTGGTCGAGCTCTTTTTTTAGTTGGGTGTGGCCTAGCAGGAAGCGGAGGGGGGTGTGCAGGTCGTCCATCTGCTTGGCGGGGATCTTCTGGGCCTGGGGGTCGCCGGGGGTGTAGAACCAGGCGAATTTGCCGTCGAAGACGAAGAGCTTGCCGGCGGGGACGTCGTAGTGCCAAGCCATGCGGCCGGGCTTCTTGAGCAGGAGGGTGCCTGACTCGGAGCGGTCCATGCCCATGCCGGTGTAGTGCTCGCGGTAACGGGCGCGGAGGCTGGCAAGGTGGTTGTAGTGGTCGTCTACTTTTTGGAGCAGGGCATCTTGCGGGGATTGGGCTGCCGCTGATGCGGCGAGCATCAATGCAAGGCTGAGGGTGATTTGAGATTGCAAGGTAAGGTACCGTTTCAAGTGCAAATGCGTCCTAACGCCGGACGGGCGGTGCTTCGCACGGTGCTGGACGCTTCGCGTTTCTTACTGCAGGGTGGTGGTGCAGTTGGTGCCGCCGGCTGCGTCGGTCTTCATGATGTTGTTTTCATCCATACAGAAGCCTCGGTCGCCGGAACGCCCGATGGAGGTGGGGACGGCGGTGATCTCGTAGCCGGTGAACATGTCCTGATTGTTGACGGTGACCTTGGTGCAGTTGGTGATGTTGAAGGTATAGCCCTGCTTCTGGCCGGCTGCGAGGGTGGGGTCGAGGATCTGTGCGGCCTGGGCAGAGGGCGCGCCGGAGCCGGGGACGCCGCCCATGGAGGCGAGGGAGCAGGAGAAGCCATTCTGGGGATAGGCGGAGTTGTAAGACAGCTCGGCCTGTCCGATGGCCTTCACGGAGGCGATGGCGGAGGTTTCTGCGGCGGTCTTGCGGAGCTTGAGGAGCTGGGGGATGGCGAGGGTCATGAGGATGAGCATGACGGACATGACGATGAGGAGCTCGATGAGAGTGAAGCCTTCTTCATGGTTTCCCTGGAGCGCGGAGCGGATCTTTTTGGAGTTCATGGGTCCTCTGAGCTTGCTTGATCTTCCAACAAGACTTTATCAGGTGTTGGGTGATGGGTTAAAGACGTATGGCGGAGGGAAAGGGGTTGCGCGGCTAAGAACAGGCAACGGCAACTACGGAGATTCTCCGCTTCGCGCAGAATGACAGACCAAAACAAGCGACGGCAACGGCAAAGGCCACTACGGAGGTTCTTCGCTTCGCTCAGAATGACCCGCTATGGGGGCGGTCAGCAGGCGAGGTCGGCGCGGGATACTTTCATGGGGCCGAGGTTGCCTAGCAGGGTGAGGGCGAGGAGCTCGGGGCGGAAGAGGTCGTTGGCGATGCGCTGGAGGTCGGCGGGGTTGACGGCGTCGATCTCCTGGACGATGTCTTCTACCGTGAAGAAGCGGCTGAAGTACATCTGCTGGCGTGCGAGGTTGGACATGCGGCTGGACGAGCTTTCGAGGCCGAGGACGATGTTGGACTTCATCTGGTCTTTGGCGCGCTTGAGCTCGGCGTCCGGGACGATTTCTTCTTTGAGGCGGCGGAGCTCGGAGAGGGTGAGCTGGAGGGTCTTTTCGGTTTTATCAAGGGAGACGCCGGCGTAGATGGAGAGGGAGCCGGTGTCGCGGAAGGGGCTGAGCTCGGAGAAGATGCTGTAGGCGAGGCCTTGCTCTTCGCGAACGGACTGGAAGAGGCGCGAGCTCATGCCGCCGCCGAGGATGGTGTTGAGGATGTAGAGGGCGAAGCGGTCTGTGCTCTGGACGGGCGGGGCGGGCATGCCGAGGCAGAGCTGGACCTGCTCCAAAGACTTTTTCTTCTTGAGGGTGATGTGGGGGGTGATGGTGGGGTGCTGGTCGATCTGGGGGGATGGCGGGGCGGCGGGGAGATGGCCGAAGGCGCGCTCGACTCGTTCTACGAAGGCGTCATGCTCAAGGTGGCCGGCGGCGGAGAAGACGATGTTGGCTGGGGTGAAGCGGTGTTTGTGGTGGTCGATGACGGTCTGCTGGTTGAAGCTGGAGACGGTCTTGACGGTGCCGAGGATGGGGCGGCCGAGGGGGTGATTCTTCCAGAAGTTCTGGGTGAAGACCTCGTGGACGACGGAGTCGGGGGAGTCTTCGTCCATCTTGATCTCTTCAAGGATGACGCCTTGCTCGCGCTCCAGATCTTCAGGGGAGAATTTTGGATTCAGGACCAGGTCTGAGAGGACGTCCATGGCGGGCGGGAGGTTTTCGTCGAGGACCTTGATGTTGAAGCAGACGGTTTCCTTGCCGGTGAAGGCGTCGAGGTTGCCGCCGATTGAATCGACTTCACGGGCGATGTCCTGTGCGGAGCGGGTGGGGGTGCCCTTGAAGACCATGTGCTCGACGAAGTGTGAGATGCCGTTTTCCGGGGCGGACTCGTCGCGGGAGCCTTGTTTGATCCAGGCGCCCATGGAGATGGAACGCATGTGCGCCATGGACTCGGTGAGGACGAGCATGCCGTTGGGGAGGATGGTCTTGCGGATGTTGCGGGGGGCGTGGGTGCGGGGGTGCTCGGCGGACTGGGTTGCGGACATGCTTCTCCTTGAACTCCTTATTGTTTCATATGGTGGCTTGCGGGTTCGGGCGGGGTTTTCTTCCAGCCGCCAGCTTCCAGCTATGAGCTGCCAGCTTGAGGCGGTAGACTGGTATGTGATGACAGGTTTAGGCAATGGCGGGGCGTTGTTTGGGTTGAGTGGGGCGGAGCTTCGGGCG is a window of Granulicella tundricola MP5ACTX9 DNA encoding:
- a CDS encoding LemA family protein gives rise to the protein MKGLWVALGLVGAIVLVLIFGAGSYISTKNALVQKNEDVDAAYAQVNVQQQRRMDLIPNLVASVKGYVSEETTVLTNIANARAGVLGATDRASSIQANQKLDVAISPLLRLQEAYPNLKSSEQFRTLTDELAGTENRISIERRRYDQTLRDYNVYVQQFPNSFFAGFAGFHYRNEYFKGDASNAVAPKVDFGK
- a CDS encoding magnesium transporter MgtE N-terminal domain-containing protein translates to MNRQANQRTSVSALMGVAIADASGRLMGHVTEFAVAPTVDACRVESLVVRRSGESRKVAPAMVRVSSLCWNDAGKLQVADGAPTAVVLDDTDKYLLLERDLLDQQIIDVHGHKVVRVNDVDMVWEAGDGDCALSLRIAEVEVGIRGAVRRLLKGLPQDAVEALASRAGARVIPWDFVDLIDRDPARRVRLKIEQDRLSKMHPSDLADILEELAPAEGQALFSSLDEEVAAEALEEVELKTQKSLIESLDSETAAGIIEEMDPGAAADLLAELSEERSDAILEEMGEKERHDVEELLEHAPDSAAGLMTTDFVAVGVDGSLDDAVKALEEFDGDLETVTEIFLVDEERLVGQVPMARLMVTKSGGLKEIAEEHVVSTGEAENGRKVAELFDKYNLRSLPVLDEDKKLVGVIRAEHVIGWLRMKH
- a CDS encoding Nramp family divalent metal transporter, whose translation is MAFWKSWRVRIILFLAVLGPGFITANVDNDAGGIFTYSQAGAAYGYTLLWTMIPITLALIVVQEMCARMGVVTGKGLSDLIREEFGLRMTFVVLMLLVVVNFTNVITEFSGIAGSMSLFHLSKYVSVPVCAVLVWALVVKGDYKKVEKIFLIASVFYIAYIIAGVLSEPNWHAALVETVKLPPRNVWGDKSYVYTTVAVIGTTITPWMQFYLQSSIVEKGVSVKQYKASRLDVIVGSIFTDVVAWFIVVACAATLFTHGIKDIPDASVAAQAMKPLAGDYAFILFAAGLFNASLFAASILPLSTAYTVCEGMGFESGLDKTFKEAPFFYWFYTLLIALGAAVVLIPNFPMLKVAILSQVLNGLLLPVVLIFMLRLINKHELMGKYTNTVWLNVVAWATAIIVIGLSAVMVFNSLKTVISG
- a CDS encoding (deoxy)nucleoside triphosphate pyrophosphohydrolase, whose translation is MKEPIRKLDANGAFNPPRPTRLVVAALILRDLPTLGLPANAREVLICQRKPDQPMSLKWEFPGGKIENGETSEQALARELEEELGITATIGRQVARVRHKYRNGGAIDLQFFLVDAFTGALENRIFNDVRWSPLAALPTYDFLAADLGLIKDLSEGKLL
- a CDS encoding HAD family hydrolase; this translates as MTATHLSTEAFESSITHIAPRTAVFDCDGTLWSGDAGSSFMVWTIETGLLSTEAVNWLNDRYQGYKAGQVSELAICGEMVQVYRGIPEATMRAAAAEFFSTRIEPNIFPELARVIANLQATGTDIWAVSSTNDWVIEEGVRRFNIPANRVLSARVAIENGIVTDKVLDVPTDQGKVDSLRRAGILTPDAVFGNSVHDAAMLAIARQAYPVNPTPALIDRSAAEGWPVYFPASVRPI
- a CDS encoding pyridoxamine 5'-phosphate oxidase family protein, whose protein sequence is MSATSETHDLSGQDAVKKIGELIKDVRICMMVTAGSDGSFDSRPMATQATEFDGTVYFLTRGDSGKVGEIQQDQHVGLIYSDPSNHNYVTAKGKASVSHDKAKIHELWNPMFKAWFPEGEDDPEVTVIKVTVSEAQYWEASSSKLVFGIKYLAAAVTGGKVDVGETGKLVP
- the lolA gene encoding outer membrane lipoprotein chaperone LolA, coding for MLAASAAAQSPQDALLQKVDDHYNHLASLRARYREHYTGMGMDRSESGTLLLKKPGRMAWHYDVPAGKLFVFDGKFAWFYTPGDPQAQKIPAKQMDDLHTPLRFLLGHTQLKKELDQIKVTPVGTEFRITGIPKGMQQRIHQLGLQVTPEGLITAMQVEEIDGAKTEFTFTEMKENIPATNADFQFTPPPGVTIITGAPPI
- a CDS encoding prepilin-type N-terminal cleavage/methylation domain-containing protein, whose amino-acid sequence is MNSKKIRSALQGNHEEGFTLIELLIVMSVMLILMTLAIPQLLKLRKTAAETSAIASVKAIGQAELSYNSAYPQNGFSCSLASMGGVPGSGAPSAQAAQILDPTLAAGQKQGYTFNITNCTKVTVNNQDMFTGYEITAVPTSIGRSGDRGFCMDENNIMKTDAAGGTNCTTTLQ
- a CDS encoding M16 family metallopeptidase, with translation MSATQSAEHPRTHAPRNIRKTILPNGMLVLTESMAHMRSISMGAWIKQGSRDESAPENGISHFVEHMVFKGTPTRSAQDIAREVDSIGGNLDAFTGKETVCFNIKVLDENLPPAMDVLSDLVLNPKFSPEDLEREQGVILEEIKMDEDSPDSVVHEVFTQNFWKNHPLGRPILGTVKTVSSFNQQTVIDHHKHRFTPANIVFSAAGHLEHDAFVERVERAFGHLPAAPPSPQIDQHPTITPHITLKKKKSLEQVQLCLGMPAPPVQSTDRFALYILNTILGGGMSSRLFQSVREEQGLAYSIFSELSPFRDTGSLSIYAGVSLDKTEKTLQLTLSELRRLKEEIVPDAELKRAKDQMKSNIVLGLESSSSRMSNLARQQMYFSRFFTVEDIVQEIDAVNPADLQRIANDLFRPELLALTLLGNLGPMKVSRADLAC